One part of the Sorangiineae bacterium MSr11954 genome encodes these proteins:
- a CDS encoding PEGA domain-containing protein gives MQGRNGRAASLLFALLVSSSSLAFGQEPPPAPPAGKAAEHPANAMAEARKRHDLGLKLYDDGNYEAARIEFERAFALAPSHRILYNIALAYRALNNYVDALNTFERYLAEGGSEIQPDRRARVEKDIAELRSRIARVRVITNVPGVEISIDGIVVGKAPLTKPLPVNPGVRKVSGQAPGYLPRTITITVGSTDEATADLELESLSKTARPEPKSNPWVAPAVVGWSATGVAAITAGVFAALSLNAKSDQRDKLEQMGVTHDELKSARDKTQTLSGVADALLITTAVFAGVSTFFTVKLMTTKHHAEGEKHARQPELRNLELRNLELHWGPGGIAASASF, from the coding sequence ATGCAAGGTCGTAACGGCCGGGCGGCGTCGTTGCTGTTCGCTTTGCTGGTCTCTTCGTCGAGCCTCGCGTTCGGCCAGGAGCCGCCCCCCGCGCCCCCGGCAGGAAAGGCGGCGGAGCACCCGGCCAACGCCATGGCCGAGGCCCGCAAGCGCCACGATCTCGGCCTCAAACTGTATGACGACGGCAACTACGAGGCGGCGCGCATCGAGTTCGAGCGCGCCTTCGCCCTCGCGCCAAGTCATAGGATTCTCTACAACATCGCACTCGCATATCGGGCGCTCAACAATTATGTGGACGCGCTGAATACGTTCGAACGCTACCTCGCGGAGGGCGGCTCCGAGATTCAACCGGACCGACGCGCTCGGGTCGAAAAGGACATCGCGGAGCTCCGCTCGCGAATTGCGCGCGTGCGCGTCATCACCAATGTGCCGGGGGTCGAGATCTCCATCGACGGTATCGTCGTTGGAAAGGCGCCTCTGACCAAGCCTTTGCCCGTCAACCCTGGGGTCCGAAAGGTCTCCGGTCAGGCTCCGGGGTACTTGCCGAGGACCATCACGATCACCGTCGGCAGCACGGACGAAGCCACGGCGGACCTGGAGCTCGAGAGCCTCTCCAAGACGGCGCGCCCCGAGCCAAAATCGAATCCATGGGTTGCCCCGGCCGTGGTTGGGTGGAGCGCCACGGGGGTCGCCGCGATCACGGCGGGCGTGTTTGCCGCGCTCTCCTTGAACGCCAAATCCGATCAGCGCGATAAGCTCGAGCAGATGGGGGTCACCCACGACGAGCTGAAATCCGCGCGGGACAAGACGCAGACCTTATCGGGCGTGGCGGACGCCTTGCTCATCACCACGGCGGTGTTTGCCGGCGTATCGACCTTTTTTACCGTTAAGCTGATGACAACGAAACACCATGCCGAGGGGGAGAAACACGCGCGGCAACCGGAATTGCGGAATCTAGAATTGCGGAATCTAGAATTGCATTGGGGGCCCGGTGGCATCGCCGCATCGGCATCGTTCTGA
- the mxcH gene encoding TonB-dependent siderophore myxochelin receptor MxcH yields the protein MAQGVPSSGDTTRSEGAGAATVHPPELLAFVDADYPPEALAARREGRVVLRLTLDTEGLVIDADVTEHAGHGFDEAARSAALRFRFSPARRGDKAVAARILYTYEFRLPPSPAPPASPAPTSAPSAPERAPDLPSPAPQPSTSGDKPVEVNVKGISEANRMRQSAQAVKVIELEQAQRESADLGEVLARSGGISVRRGGGLGSGTRLSLNGLTDDQIRFLVDGVPLELAGYPFGVANVPLNLVERVEIYRGVVPIRFGADALGGVVNLRTDTEVRGTHGAASYQVGSFGTHRLTLAAHTLDEPTGSFTRATAFHDYAKNDYPIDVDAADARSRVVRARVDRFHDAYRATGASVETGFVNRPWAKRLLLRAFVTDYTKELQHNVVMTVPYGEVEYGELTSGATLRYENVLAKKLSVSLIGGYTQSRITFRDVSLCVYSWFGQCLPELRTSPGEVESKPHDILLTQHSGFGRLNANWQLHPRHSIRLSLSPTYVTRKGDERREADPNERDPLAAQRDLFTLVSGVEYQADLLGDRLENIAFVKDYLQIARTEEPQPGRFVRRHDRDLHRLGVGDALRYRFRPWLYGKASYELATRLPRPEEIFGNGALIVANLELKPETSHNVNVGAIIDGTETRYGAFRFDVNGFVRVTDQLINLRGSDRTAMYENVSSARSIGAETTAGWTSPGEYLALDGNFTYQDFRNTSREGTFGNEGDRITNRPYLFANGSARLQFRRVAASNDEIALVWNTRYVHEFYRGWESLGSRDSKQIVPSQLLHSLALTYLVRGNPLILSFTGEVQNLTNEPAYDFIGVQRPGRAFYFKSTAEF from the coding sequence TTGGCGCAGGGTGTCCCGTCTTCGGGGGACACCACGAGGTCCGAGGGGGCCGGCGCGGCCACGGTCCATCCGCCGGAGCTCCTTGCGTTCGTGGACGCGGACTACCCACCCGAGGCCCTGGCGGCCAGACGGGAGGGCCGGGTGGTGCTGCGGCTGACGCTCGACACGGAGGGCTTGGTGATCGACGCCGACGTGACGGAGCACGCGGGTCACGGCTTCGACGAGGCCGCCCGCAGCGCCGCGCTTCGTTTTCGCTTCTCCCCGGCCCGACGCGGTGACAAGGCCGTCGCCGCCCGCATCCTGTACACGTACGAGTTCCGTCTGCCCCCGTCACCCGCGCCGCCTGCGTCGCCCGCGCCAACCTCCGCGCCGTCCGCACCCGAACGAGCCCCGGACCTCCCATCGCCCGCGCCGCAGCCCTCCACGTCGGGCGACAAGCCCGTCGAAGTCAATGTCAAGGGCATCTCCGAAGCGAACCGCATGCGGCAGTCCGCGCAAGCCGTGAAGGTCATCGAGCTGGAACAGGCGCAGCGCGAGTCCGCGGATCTCGGCGAGGTGCTCGCGCGCTCCGGGGGCATCAGCGTCCGGCGCGGCGGCGGGCTCGGATCGGGCACGCGCTTATCGCTCAACGGCCTCACCGACGATCAGATCCGCTTCTTGGTCGATGGCGTGCCGCTCGAGCTCGCGGGTTATCCGTTTGGCGTCGCCAACGTCCCTTTGAACCTCGTCGAACGGGTCGAGATCTACCGCGGCGTCGTCCCCATCCGCTTCGGCGCCGACGCCCTGGGCGGCGTCGTCAACCTCCGCACCGACACCGAGGTGCGTGGAACGCACGGCGCCGCGTCCTATCAAGTGGGCTCGTTCGGCACCCACCGCCTCACCCTCGCCGCGCACACCCTCGATGAGCCCACCGGCAGCTTTACGCGCGCCACCGCCTTCCATGACTATGCCAAAAACGACTACCCCATCGACGTCGACGCGGCAGACGCGCGCAGCCGGGTCGTCCGCGCGCGCGTGGATCGCTTCCACGACGCCTACCGGGCTACGGGGGCCAGCGTCGAGACGGGCTTCGTCAACCGCCCATGGGCAAAACGCCTTTTGCTGCGCGCCTTCGTCACCGACTACACGAAGGAGCTTCAGCACAACGTCGTCATGACGGTCCCCTACGGGGAGGTCGAATACGGCGAGCTCACGTCCGGCGCCACCCTTCGCTACGAGAACGTCCTCGCCAAGAAGCTCTCGGTCAGCCTCATCGGCGGCTACACGCAGAGCCGCATCACGTTCCGCGACGTGAGCCTGTGCGTGTATAGCTGGTTCGGACAGTGTCTCCCGGAGCTGCGGACGTCGCCCGGTGAGGTCGAGTCGAAGCCGCACGACATCCTCCTCACGCAGCACAGTGGCTTCGGCCGGCTGAACGCCAATTGGCAGCTCCACCCGCGGCATTCCATCCGGCTCTCGCTCTCGCCCACCTATGTCACCCGCAAAGGCGACGAGCGGCGCGAAGCGGATCCCAACGAACGCGATCCGCTGGCGGCCCAGCGCGATCTGTTCACCCTGGTCAGCGGGGTCGAATACCAAGCGGACCTATTGGGCGATCGTTTGGAGAACATCGCCTTCGTCAAAGACTATCTTCAAATCGCGCGGACCGAGGAGCCCCAGCCGGGACGCTTCGTGCGCCGCCACGATCGCGATCTCCACCGCCTCGGCGTCGGCGATGCCCTCCGCTACCGCTTTCGCCCCTGGCTCTATGGAAAGGCCTCGTACGAGCTGGCCACGCGCCTGCCGCGGCCCGAGGAGATCTTCGGCAACGGCGCGCTCATCGTGGCGAACCTCGAGCTGAAGCCCGAGACCAGCCACAACGTCAATGTCGGCGCCATCATCGACGGCACCGAGACCCGCTACGGCGCCTTTCGGTTCGACGTGAACGGCTTCGTTCGCGTCACCGATCAGCTCATCAACCTGCGCGGCAGCGACCGCACCGCCATGTACGAGAACGTCTCGAGCGCGCGCTCCATCGGCGCCGAGACCACGGCCGGTTGGACGTCGCCGGGCGAGTACCTCGCGCTCGACGGCAATTTCACCTACCAAGATTTTCGCAACACCTCGCGCGAGGGGACGTTCGGCAACGAGGGCGACCGCATCACCAACCGCCCTTACTTGTTCGCCAATGGCTCGGCGCGCCTCCAATTCCGCCGCGTGGCCGCCTCCAACGACGAAATCGCGCTCGTCTGGAATACGCGCTACGTGCACGAATTTTACCGCGGCTGGGAGAGCCTCGGCTCGCGTGACTCCAAACAAATCGTCCCATCGCAGCTCCTGCACTCGCTCGCGCTCACGTACCTCGTCCGCGGCAACCCGCTCATTTTGAGCTTCACGGGCGAGGTGCAGAACCTGACCAACGAACCGGCCTACGACTTCATTGGCGTTCAGCGGCCGGGGAGAGCCTTCTATTTCAAGTCAACCGCGGAGTTCTGA
- the hflC gene encoding protease modulator HflC, producing the protein MKPKVAGLSVLCAVLLVALSLSAFVVGEAEQAFIVRFGEIRGQVLTKPGLYWKLPILDEVRRFDGRLLVSTSDLEQIPTLGREFILVNTTARSRIANPRLFLESVHDDRGAQDRLDDILHSIVRNKVSGARLEEIIRSSGWKSPSEANPAPTAERGGEDLEREILESAQAQISSYGIELLDVRIKRVNYIASVRERVENRMISERQSIAEKFRSEGSGRSEEILGEMQRELQAIRSEASRKAEEIRGEADARATRIYGQAYGQSPEFYGLFKTLETYRETMSANTTLMIRADSEFYHYLESVK; encoded by the coding sequence ATGAAACCCAAGGTGGCGGGTCTGAGCGTCCTTTGCGCCGTTCTTCTGGTCGCCCTTTCGCTTTCGGCCTTCGTCGTGGGGGAGGCCGAACAGGCCTTCATCGTTCGATTCGGCGAGATCCGGGGCCAGGTGCTCACCAAGCCGGGGCTCTACTGGAAGCTCCCCATCCTCGACGAGGTCCGCCGCTTCGACGGGCGCCTCTTGGTCTCGACCAGCGATCTCGAGCAGATTCCGACGCTCGGTCGCGAGTTCATCCTGGTCAACACCACGGCGCGCTCGCGCATCGCGAACCCGCGCCTGTTCTTGGAGAGCGTCCACGACGATCGGGGCGCCCAAGACCGGCTCGACGACATCCTGCACTCCATCGTGCGCAACAAGGTCTCCGGGGCCAGGCTCGAAGAGATCATTCGCTCCTCCGGTTGGAAGTCTCCGTCCGAGGCCAACCCGGCCCCCACGGCCGAGCGCGGGGGCGAAGACTTGGAGCGTGAGATCCTCGAGTCCGCCCAGGCGCAGATTTCCAGCTACGGGATCGAGCTTTTGGACGTTCGCATCAAGCGGGTCAACTACATCGCCAGCGTACGGGAACGGGTCGAGAACCGCATGATCTCGGAGCGTCAGAGCATCGCCGAGAAATTCCGCTCCGAGGGCAGCGGCCGCAGCGAAGAGATCCTCGGTGAGATGCAGCGGGAGCTCCAGGCCATTCGCTCCGAGGCCTCGCGCAAGGCCGAGGAGATCCGCGGCGAGGCCGACGCCCGCGCGACCCGCATTTACGGTCAGGCCTACGGCCAGAGCCCCGAGTTCTATGGTCTCTTCAAGACCCTCGAGACTTACCGCGAGACGATGAGCGCGAACACCACCCTCATGATCCGCGCCGATTCGGAATTCTATCATTACTTGGAGTCGGTCAAGTGA
- a CDS encoding AraC family transcriptional regulator, with the protein MRKGEPLLATVPIRYVTEMCSRIEPAIVARALRNAGIAARKGHVGGFRVTGAQVLAVYETIVRATDDELFAMMQRPVPRGSYATLVRMLTRVRDVAAALEATADFFALFDGHVHWRIEMSEGTAVLSLEPHTTIQSGALLFVHAMLLTPLRTANWLSGHPIRPARLILPHAFAEYASEARFLFGREPSFDVGPPRMDLPAAALRAPIVRAPADVDEWTHRSLRTMLDPAPADSFEARVRGALAEVRPIGDASLEDVARSLAMSAQTLARRLRERGATFQGVKDALRRDAAIAALRTGRSTSSIAEDIGFSEVSAFQRAFKQWTGTTPARYRR; encoded by the coding sequence ATGCGAAAGGGCGAACCGCTCCTTGCCACCGTGCCGATACGCTACGTCACCGAAATGTGCTCGCGCATCGAGCCCGCCATCGTGGCGCGCGCGCTCCGCAACGCGGGCATCGCCGCGCGCAAGGGGCACGTCGGCGGGTTCCGCGTGACCGGCGCGCAGGTGCTGGCGGTCTACGAGACCATCGTGCGCGCGACCGATGACGAGCTATTCGCGATGATGCAAAGGCCGGTGCCGCGCGGGAGCTACGCGACCTTGGTGCGCATGCTCACCCGCGTGCGCGACGTGGCGGCCGCGCTGGAGGCGACCGCCGACTTCTTTGCGCTCTTCGACGGCCACGTCCACTGGCGAATCGAAATGTCGGAGGGTACCGCGGTGCTGTCGCTCGAGCCGCACACGACAATCCAATCGGGTGCCTTGCTCTTCGTGCACGCCATGCTGCTGACGCCGCTACGCACGGCGAATTGGCTGAGTGGACATCCCATTCGGCCGGCGCGGCTGATCCTGCCGCACGCCTTTGCGGAGTACGCGAGTGAAGCGCGATTTCTCTTCGGCCGCGAGCCGTCGTTCGATGTAGGACCGCCGCGCATGGATCTGCCGGCCGCCGCGCTCCGTGCGCCCATCGTTCGCGCGCCGGCCGACGTCGACGAGTGGACACATCGGTCGCTGCGCACCATGCTCGATCCGGCGCCCGCCGATTCCTTCGAGGCGCGGGTGCGCGGCGCGCTCGCCGAGGTGCGCCCCATTGGCGATGCATCCCTCGAGGACGTGGCGCGCTCACTGGCCATGTCCGCCCAGACCCTCGCCCGCCGCCTTCGCGAGCGCGGAGCGACCTTTCAAGGCGTCAAAGACGCGCTCCGCCGGGACGCCGCCATCGCCGCCCTGCGCACAGGGAGAAGTACGAGTTCCATCGCGGAGGATATCGGGTTTTCCGAGGTGAGCGCGTTCCAGCGCGCATTCAAACAGTGGACGGGTACGACCCCCGCGCGCTATCGACGGTAA
- the hflK gene encoding FtsH protease activity modulator HflK produces the protein MNDEAVKGDVEFLAAVEGDSEPAKSRSEPAATSVWAINLMVGALIVGGMVAQSLFYTVEPDERAVIKRFGVVMGQTGPGLHFKLPFGIEDVHKVPTERVLKQEFGFRSESAEGRDPHAHQERPVTEGYHEEREMLTGDLNMVDVSWVIQYQIQDPIKYLHDLREPERTLRDASEGIMRRLVGNRLASDVLTTGRAEISLLARDAIQGAMDGCDSGIRITAVELQAVLPPEKVRASFNEVNEARQERERMINEAILQKNHAIPKAVGEAKRTIAEAEAYAIERVHRAEGDAARFQAVLKEYRLAPEVTRKRLYLETIREVAPKAGKIIVVQDGKSHPQSFFHLNEQGGSQK, from the coding sequence ATGAATGACGAAGCCGTAAAAGGAGACGTCGAATTTTTAGCCGCCGTCGAAGGCGACTCCGAGCCCGCAAAGAGCCGCTCGGAGCCCGCGGCCACGAGCGTTTGGGCCATCAACCTCATGGTCGGCGCGCTCATCGTCGGCGGAATGGTCGCGCAGAGCTTGTTTTATACCGTCGAACCGGACGAGCGCGCCGTGATCAAGCGATTTGGGGTGGTCATGGGCCAAACGGGACCAGGGCTGCACTTCAAGTTGCCTTTCGGCATCGAGGACGTCCACAAGGTGCCCACGGAGCGCGTTCTCAAGCAGGAGTTCGGATTTCGCAGTGAGTCGGCCGAAGGCCGTGATCCGCACGCGCACCAGGAGCGCCCGGTGACCGAGGGCTACCACGAGGAGCGCGAGATGCTCACCGGGGACCTCAACATGGTCGATGTCTCCTGGGTGATTCAGTATCAAATTCAGGATCCCATCAAATACCTCCACGATTTGAGGGAGCCCGAGCGCACGTTGCGCGATGCCTCGGAGGGGATCATGCGCCGGCTGGTGGGCAATCGCCTGGCCAGCGACGTGCTGACCACGGGCCGCGCGGAGATCTCGCTTTTGGCGCGCGACGCCATCCAGGGGGCGATGGATGGCTGCGACTCCGGCATCCGCATTACCGCGGTGGAGTTGCAGGCCGTGCTGCCCCCCGAAAAGGTGCGCGCCTCGTTCAACGAGGTCAACGAGGCCCGGCAAGAGCGAGAGCGGATGATCAACGAGGCCATCCTGCAAAAGAACCATGCGATCCCAAAGGCCGTCGGCGAAGCCAAACGGACCATCGCCGAGGCCGAGGCCTACGCCATCGAGCGGGTCCATCGCGCCGAGGGGGACGCGGCCCGGTTTCAGGCCGTCCTCAAGGAATACCGCCTCGCGCCCGAGGTGACCCGCAAACGCCTCTACTTGGAGACCATCCGGGAGGTGGCGCCCAAGGCCGGCAAGATCATCGTCGTGCAAGATGGTAAGAGCCACCCGCAATCGTTCTTTCACTTAAATGAGCAGGGAGGGTCACAAAAATGA
- a CDS encoding MFS transporter has product MSSPGALALDQKEQEEQERKNALSILCIGFFVFGLLSTVIGVSMPNIKQEFGVTNEQAGVVFVYWSAGFLFGAYIGGKAFYVANVRTLFVITSLFSVACLLLLYDEQDLARYKIYAFALSLSGSLFFTAGHATAARVGKDNKVSILSFMDFLFSLGSLSTPLLVNYFTTFGNWTGKGWRLVFLVAAALLLMTSVLAARLVESSTRAPERRTVRTKTDYLSLLSDPMFLPFTLGCFLLQATEWGHGVWFVTYANEIIGLPPERAREAFGLFLVGMASSRLLSSWLTWKLRPTTLMAMGIATATVAAVSILEYRSYNALCILNFLFGFGLGAIFPLLLGLSMERAPTRSAMLSGIGLMAGTLGAKGISYLIGRWADQASLAQSYRTVAWTVVAMLFVVLTFLSLHIRAIHARKSAGSPAPSAGLSPGLSRELSAGVSRDVLTNDPEGHERRLPPDPSGVQFEFRFGPSQRAFSELSLWNYVRRLLLDWKLRRELVDLFGDRRHLEREEASRFLALVWAKYPLASELYPSPHELLAAADPDPAPTLTGQHPDVASGPGVLP; this is encoded by the coding sequence ATGTCATCGCCTGGCGCTCTCGCGCTCGACCAAAAAGAACAAGAAGAACAAGAACGAAAGAACGCGCTCTCGATCCTGTGCATTGGGTTCTTCGTCTTTGGCCTGCTCAGCACGGTCATTGGCGTCTCGATGCCCAATATCAAACAGGAGTTCGGCGTCACCAACGAGCAGGCGGGCGTGGTGTTCGTCTACTGGTCGGCCGGATTTTTGTTCGGCGCGTACATCGGTGGAAAGGCCTTCTACGTCGCCAATGTACGGACGCTCTTCGTCATCACCTCCTTGTTCTCCGTGGCGTGCCTGCTGCTCCTCTACGACGAGCAGGATCTCGCGCGCTACAAAATCTATGCGTTTGCCCTCTCCTTGTCGGGCAGCTTGTTCTTCACCGCGGGGCACGCGACCGCCGCCAGGGTCGGCAAGGACAACAAGGTATCGATCCTGAGCTTCATGGACTTTTTGTTCAGCCTGGGGAGCCTGTCGACTCCCCTGCTCGTGAACTATTTTACGACCTTTGGCAACTGGACGGGAAAGGGATGGCGGCTCGTCTTTTTGGTCGCGGCGGCCCTGTTGCTCATGACCTCGGTGCTGGCCGCGCGCCTGGTCGAAAGCTCGACGCGCGCGCCGGAGCGGAGGACCGTTCGCACCAAGACCGATTATCTGTCGCTGCTCTCCGACCCCATGTTCCTGCCCTTCACCTTGGGCTGCTTTCTGCTGCAAGCCACCGAGTGGGGGCATGGCGTTTGGTTCGTCACCTACGCGAACGAGATCATTGGGCTCCCTCCCGAGCGAGCCCGCGAGGCCTTTGGGCTCTTTCTGGTGGGCATGGCCTCGTCGCGGCTGCTGAGCAGTTGGCTCACGTGGAAGCTGCGGCCCACGACATTGATGGCGATGGGTATCGCGACCGCGACCGTCGCGGCGGTGTCCATCTTGGAGTACCGAAGCTACAACGCCCTTTGCATCCTCAACTTCCTGTTTGGCTTTGGGCTGGGGGCGATTTTTCCTCTGCTGCTGGGCCTCTCGATGGAGCGCGCCCCGACGAGGAGCGCCATGCTGTCGGGCATCGGTCTGATGGCGGGCACCTTGGGGGCCAAGGGAATCTCGTACCTGATTGGCCGTTGGGCAGACCAAGCCTCCCTGGCCCAGTCGTATCGAACGGTGGCGTGGACGGTGGTCGCGATGCTCTTCGTGGTGCTGACGTTCCTGTCCCTCCACATCCGCGCGATCCATGCGCGGAAATCCGCAGGAAGCCCCGCGCCGTCCGCAGGTCTTTCTCCAGGTCTTTCTCGCGAGCTCTCCGCAGGCGTCTCGCGCGATGTGCTCACGAATGATCCCGAGGGCCACGAACGCCGTTTGCCGCCCGATCCGTCGGGTGTCCAATTCGAGTTTCGCTTCGGCCCCTCGCAGCGTGCGTTCTCCGAGCTCTCCCTCTGGAATTACGTTCGGCGCCTTCTGCTCGATTGGAAATTGCGGCGGGAGCTGGTGGATCTCTTTGGAGACCGGCGCCATCTCGAGCGCGAGGAGGCCTCCCGCTTCCTCGCGCTCGTATGGGCCAAATACCCGCTCGCATCGGAGCTTTATCCGAGCCCGCACGAGCTGCTCGCCGCAGCGGATCCCGACCCTGCACCGACCTTGACGGGCCAACACCCTGACGTGGCCTCTGGCCCCGGAGTCCTCCCATGA
- a CDS encoding sterol desaturase family protein, translated as MKRRIWDRDISIGRSGAQALALALLSAAALVTELSYHHGGLALLDTPHAERVVIFYNVDALLLSNVDRSLASWIIAAAIFRIVFGILVGIADMVLYEKITGRPFDWEAMINVSIVNFVFLSTALFTFMNPAVQRLLVHYVHLLERIPTIVNLHGAIALVVACFIADFCYYWSHRWSHKIRLFWYLGHINHHRSRNLSQLTQAVDPQASIFDVAGGRAFVLLLLPVLTKLFSLDFRGSGWMFVVLVILDAWTNPSHSVSLYHAENKYKVLRLFRAILVTPAVHFTHHSREQKHNVSDGSNFGARLTIWDRLFGTYVEPPSYIPDAGLFGDDADYCRNPLRFLFQPYLRILEELRKNAIRHWPSILFAHASYVPPVPATRKY; from the coding sequence ATGAAACGAAGGATTTGGGACCGCGACATCTCCATCGGACGCTCCGGCGCTCAAGCCTTGGCCCTCGCCCTCTTATCGGCTGCCGCGCTCGTCACCGAGTTATCGTACCATCACGGCGGGCTGGCGCTGCTCGATACCCCCCACGCGGAGCGCGTGGTGATCTTCTACAATGTCGACGCACTGCTGCTATCCAACGTCGATCGATCGCTGGCTTCCTGGATCATCGCGGCGGCGATTTTTCGCATTGTATTTGGAATTCTCGTCGGCATCGCGGACATGGTGCTCTACGAGAAGATCACCGGGCGGCCCTTCGACTGGGAGGCCATGATCAACGTATCCATCGTCAACTTCGTGTTTCTGTCGACGGCGCTGTTCACCTTCATGAACCCGGCCGTTCAGCGGCTGCTGGTGCACTACGTGCATTTGCTCGAACGGATCCCGACGATCGTGAACTTGCACGGCGCCATCGCGCTCGTGGTCGCGTGCTTCATCGCCGACTTTTGCTACTACTGGTCGCACCGGTGGTCGCACAAGATCCGGCTCTTCTGGTATCTCGGGCACATCAACCACCACCGCTCGCGCAACCTCTCGCAGCTCACGCAAGCGGTCGATCCTCAGGCATCCATCTTCGATGTCGCCGGCGGCAGGGCCTTCGTGCTGCTGCTCCTCCCCGTGCTGACCAAGCTCTTCTCGCTCGACTTCCGCGGCAGCGGTTGGATGTTCGTGGTCTTGGTGATCCTCGATGCATGGACCAACCCGTCGCACTCCGTATCGCTCTATCACGCGGAGAACAAATACAAGGTGCTGAGGCTCTTCCGCGCCATTTTGGTCACCCCCGCGGTGCACTTTACGCATCACTCGCGGGAGCAAAAACACAACGTCTCCGACGGGAGCAACTTCGGAGCGAGGCTGACCATCTGGGATCGGTTGTTTGGGACCTATGTCGAGCCTCCTTCGTACATTCCCGATGCGGGCCTATTCGGCGATGACGCGGACTACTGCCGCAACCCGCTGCGCTTTCTATTTCAGCCTTATCTGCGCATCCTCGAGGAGCTGCGCAAGAACGCCATCCGGCATTGGCCATCCATCTTATTTGCCCATGCCTCCTACGTTCCCCCCGTGCCGGCCACCCGCAAGTATTGA
- a CDS encoding DUF1993 domain-containing protein, whose translation MSTSISSSISIYDASVPALIRMLQNLGHILRKGEAFARRTGIRPESLLERRLQPDMFSLAHQVVIVVSGAKGSAARLAGRLDAKDTSPELQVFNRGDEASFGRRPTSFGELQTLIEEAVVYLKTFSRDAMDAGPESITVAKPGEARVFEARAFLLDYVLPNLYFHISIAYALLRSAGVDLGKGDFEGTPAYRVETV comes from the coding sequence ATGAGCACATCCATCTCCAGCTCCATCTCCATCTATGACGCCAGCGTGCCCGCGCTGATTCGCATGTTGCAAAATTTGGGACATATCCTTCGAAAGGGTGAGGCGTTTGCGCGCCGCACAGGGATCCGCCCGGAGTCCCTCCTCGAGCGACGTCTCCAGCCGGACATGTTTTCGCTGGCACACCAGGTGGTGATCGTGGTGTCGGGCGCCAAGGGGAGCGCGGCGCGATTGGCCGGCCGCCTGGACGCCAAGGACACATCTCCGGAGCTCCAAGTCTTCAACCGGGGAGACGAGGCATCCTTTGGCCGCCGGCCGACCTCCTTCGGAGAGCTCCAGACCCTCATCGAGGAGGCCGTCGTTTATTTGAAGACGTTCTCCCGTGACGCGATGGACGCGGGGCCCGAATCCATCACCGTCGCCAAACCCGGGGAGGCGCGCGTCTTCGAGGCCCGCGCCTTCCTGCTCGATTATGTCCTCCCGAACCTCTATTTCCATATCAGCATCGCCTACGCTTTGCTGAGGTCGGCGGGCGTCGATCTGGGGAAGGGTGATTTCGAGGGTACACCCGCTTACCGCGTCGAAACCGTTTGA
- a CDS encoding phytanoyl-CoA dioxygenase family protein: protein MAKHNVFEDMAGYGRADLAGTYSSTARARAGMDPAQVDAPLAELLERGYVIVHDALDPETLRRVRDAVTARFAHAGGRNNFEGFRTRRLYGLLDKTDTCDPILIHPLALALLDRVLLPNYLVSQAQAIEILAGEDAQPLHYDDAFYPIPRPRAPLGAATIFAIDAFTEDNGSTVLLPESHRWGERAPAPEDPRVAAVMPPGSMLFMLGTLWHGGGANRTHASRLAVTVQYCQPYLRTQENYFLSMSRERVKRASPDMQRLLGYDIHGPFMGFVNGMHPLRVLE, encoded by the coding sequence ATGGCGAAGCATAACGTATTCGAGGACATGGCGGGCTACGGACGCGCGGATCTCGCCGGTACGTATTCATCGACCGCGCGGGCCCGAGCGGGGATGGATCCCGCGCAGGTGGATGCGCCGCTCGCGGAGCTCTTGGAGCGCGGATATGTCATCGTGCACGACGCGCTCGACCCCGAGACGCTCCGGCGCGTGCGCGACGCCGTGACCGCGCGGTTCGCCCACGCGGGGGGGCGGAACAACTTCGAAGGGTTTCGCACCCGCCGTCTCTACGGGCTCCTCGACAAGACGGACACGTGCGATCCGATCCTGATTCATCCGCTCGCCCTGGCGCTGCTCGACCGCGTCCTTCTCCCGAACTACCTGGTGTCGCAGGCGCAGGCGATCGAGATCCTCGCCGGGGAGGACGCGCAGCCGCTCCACTACGACGATGCGTTTTATCCGATTCCGCGCCCGCGCGCTCCGCTCGGCGCCGCGACCATCTTTGCGATCGACGCCTTCACGGAGGACAATGGATCGACCGTGCTGCTCCCGGAGAGCCACCGCTGGGGCGAGCGCGCGCCAGCGCCCGAGGACCCGCGCGTCGCCGCGGTGATGCCGCCCGGTTCGATGCTCTTCATGCTGGGCACGCTCTGGCACGGGGGCGGAGCGAACCGCACCCACGCGTCCCGGCTGGCGGTCACGGTGCAGTATTGTCAGCCGTACCTGCGCACCCAGGAGAATTATTTCCTGAGCATGTCGCGCGAGCGCGTGAAGCGCGCATCACCGGATATGCAGCGGCTCCTCGGGTACGACATTCATGGGCCCTTCATGGGATTCGTGAATGGAATGCATCCGCTTCGCGTGCTCGAGTGA